From the genome of Legionella beliardensis:
TTAATGCTATTCGCGCAACACCTGAAAGTTTTAATAAAAATCAAATGGATAAATACAAGACAAAACCTGTGATCTTAGTTTGTGCACGCGGCTTAGAATCTAAGAATTTAGCTACTAAATTACGCCAGCAGGGCTTTACCCAACCTGTCATCCTCTCAGGAGGAATTAGCGCCTGGCAAAATGCAGATTTACCGCTAGTAAAAGGAAAATAAAGATGGCTAACGTTATTATATACAGTACGTCATACTGCCCTTATTGTATGCGTGCTAAGCAGTTACTAGATAGCAAAGGAGTTAACTATCAAGAAATTCGTGTTGATGAGGAACCTGAAAAAAGAGCTGAAATGATGGCTAGAAGCGGCAGGCGAACTGTCCCTCAGATTTTCATTAACGATCAAGCAATAGGCGGCTGTGATGATTTATATGCACTTGAAAGCAAAGGCCGATTAGATAAACTTTTAAAAGACTAGGAAAAATTATGAATGACCAAGTAAACCCAACCGCACAAAATGCTGAAGCCCA
Proteins encoded in this window:
- a CDS encoding rhodanese-like domain-containing protein, which translates into the protein MAQIGHFIVNHWLLWVLLIVVFIAIFINEFKEQKKQAQEVDPQTAVKLINDNNAVVIDLRDEENYRKGHIINAIRATPESFNKNQMDKYKTKPVILVCARGLESKNLATKLRQQGFTQPVILSGGISAWQNADLPLVKGK
- the grxC gene encoding glutaredoxin 3, encoding MANVIIYSTSYCPYCMRAKQLLDSKGVNYQEIRVDEEPEKRAEMMARSGRRTVPQIFINDQAIGGCDDLYALESKGRLDKLLKD